In one window of Episyrphus balteatus chromosome 3, idEpiBalt1.1, whole genome shotgun sequence DNA:
- the LOC129916303 gene encoding aldo-keto reductase family 1 member A1 yields the protein MVCDKFLTFNNGVKMPALGIGTWQAPEKEVEEALNLALEAGYRHIDCAPVYLNEGVIGRVLKSWIDSGKITREELFITTKLPPPALIPEAVETVLKKSLADLQLEYVDLYLIHVPFGIKFDEAKGEFIKDDGGVVPDMTTDHVAVWKSMEAVLEKGLTKSIGVSNFNMKQIQRILDNCSVQPANLQIEHHVYLQQKDLINFCKAKGITVTAYAPLGSKGIATLNKAAGVDRQLPDLMDIEEVKSIAAAHGKTPAQILLRWIIERGLSAIPKSTNPERLKQNLNIFDFKLSAEEVEKLNALDANIRVCDFAFFKGVERHPEFPFAS from the exons GCACCCGAAAAAGAAGTCGAAGAAGCTCTTAATTTAGCCCTTGAAGCTGGTTACCGTCATATTGATTGCGCACCAGTTTACCTCAATGAAGGTGTTATTGGTCGAGTTCTTAAATCATGGATTGATTCTGGTAAAATCACTCGAGAAGAGTTGTTTATCACCACCAAACTGCCACCTCCAG CTCTCATCCCGGAGGCAGTTGAAACCGTGTTGAAAAAATCTCTAGCTGATCTTCAGCTAGAGTATGTTGATTTATATTTGATTCATGTaccatttggtattaaatttgaTGAAGCAAAGGGTGAATTTATTAAAGACGATGGTGGAGTCGTTCCCGATATGACAACTGATCATGTAGCTGTTTGGAAG agCATGGAAGCTGTTTTGGAAAAAGGACTAACTAAATCAATTGGCGTTTCAAACTTTAACATGAAACAAATTCAACGAATCTTGGATAACTGTTCAGTTCAACCAGCAAATCTTCAG ATCGAACATCACGTATATTTGCAACAAAAGGATCTTATTAACTTCTGCAAAGCTAAAGGAATCACCGTAACAGCATATGCTCCATTGGGATCAAAGGGCATTGCAACCTTAAATAAAGCTGCAGGCGTTGA CCGACAGCTCCCTGATCTAATGGATATTGAAGAAGTTAAAAGTATTGCTGCTGCACATGGCAAAACTCCTGCCCAAATACTTTTGCGATGGATCATTGAACGTGGATTGTCAGCAATTCCAAAGAGTACCAATCCAGAGCGTTTGAagcaaaatttgaatattttcgattttaaacttAGCGCCGAGGAAGTTGAAAAATTGAACGCATTGGATGCTAATATTCGTGTTTGCgattttgcatttttcaaaGG ggtTGAAAGACATCCGGAATTCCCATTCGCATCTTAA